The DNA window ATCCTCGTGACCTGGAGCGCGAATTCGAGCCGCTGGAAAGCTACGAGCTGGCTGGGGTGGCGACATGAGCCTGGCGTTCAAGTGGTCGCGCTGGCTGTTCAACTTTTCAGGTGACTCACGACGTGAGTTTTACGAGGACTATGCCTCGGCGCTGCGTGACAGGATGGGCGGCCCCGAGCGGCTGATTAAGATGGCTGCACGAGCGCGTAAGCGTGGTACCGGCTGGGCGCCCTTGTACGAGCACTGGTTGCGCAAGATGAAACGGCTGTCGTTTGCGCATGCCTTGCAGCACACCGTGCCGGACTATGAAGTCATGGTGCTGACAGCTGCCGAGGAAGATGGGCGCCTGGAAGAAGCCATGGATTACCTGGCGAAATCCCTGCGCTTGTCGGCCAAGATATCCAGCGCTTATTTCACCTCGTTGGTGTCGCCCGTTGCAGCTGTGGTGACGTTGCTGGGCTTTTTTCTGGCGTATGCACTGGTCATTGCCCCTCAGAACCTTGAGGTACTGCCGCTGGATAAATGGCCCGCATTGAGCCGCTTGCTCTATAGCGTCTCTCAAGGGCTGGTGGACGGCGGCTTGTTGCTCTGTGTCGCTGTGGTTGCCGTGGGCTGGTTGATTGCCTGGAGCCGCAGTCACTGGCGCGGGAAGTTGCGGCGTGTGATCGATCGGGTGCCTTTGTTGCCCTGGCGCAGCTACCGCGAACGTCAGGCCAACAATCTGCTGGTTTCGCTGGCCATCCTGCTGCAGTCGAACAACCACGGTCCTAAGGAAGCATTGGAGCGTATGCGGCATTTTGCAGGACCATGGCTGAATGAGCACCTGCGAGACATGCTGGCCCGTCTTGAAAAAGCTCCGGACGAGCCAGCTCGAGCGCTGACAGGTACCGGACTCTTTCCGCTGCAGATGATGGATCGCATCGAGGACTATGCCGAACGACGCGACTTCACCAAAGCACTGCTGATCCTGGCATTTGATCACGGTGACAAGCAGGTGCAGACCGCTGAGCGCAAGGCTGTGCTCAGCGGTCTGTTGGCCATGCTGCTGGTCGGTGGCGTGATCGGGTTCATCGTGCTGGCCAACTTCGAATTCAACCAGGCCGTGCAGGCCTACGTTCAGTCCTTCCGTTAAGCATCACCTCGCAACCCTTCGCAACATCACACCGGCCCCGGCCGGATCTTCGTCGTACCCCAAGGAAACTAAAATGCAAAACACTCAAGTGAAAGCTGTGAGCGGTTCGTCCCTGTTCGCTCGTGTAATGGGTCGCAAGCGGCCTGGTCACAAGCAACGCGGCTACTCGCTGACAGAGTTGTCGATCGTGATCCTGGTCATCGCGTTGCTGGCCGCACTGGTCGCCCTGATCCTGCCCGGCGTGCTTGCCAGCGTGCGAGCCAACAAGATCAACGACGCTTTCAACAGTGCCATTCCAGCGATCCAGACGGCCTATCAGAACCGCACTTCCTATACCGGCCT is part of the Pseudomonas coleopterorum genome and encodes:
- a CDS encoding type II secretion system F family protein; this encodes MSLAFKWSRWLFNFSGDSRREFYEDYASALRDRMGGPERLIKMAARARKRGTGWAPLYEHWLRKMKRLSFAHALQHTVPDYEVMVLTAAEEDGRLEEAMDYLAKSLRLSAKISSAYFTSLVSPVAAVVTLLGFFLAYALVIAPQNLEVLPLDKWPALSRLLYSVSQGLVDGGLLLCVAVVAVGWLIAWSRSHWRGKLRRVIDRVPLLPWRSYRERQANNLLVSLAILLQSNNHGPKEALERMRHFAGPWLNEHLRDMLARLEKAPDEPARALTGTGLFPLQMMDRIEDYAERRDFTKALLILAFDHGDKQVQTAERKAVLSGLLAMLLVGGVIGFIVLANFEFNQAVQAYVQSFR